One Roseimaritima multifibrata DNA window includes the following coding sequences:
- a CDS encoding PVC-type heme-binding CxxCH protein, which translates to MNRNTPFAVVLFAVIGMGLFSTPAQLQGAALEVQTGDQICLVGNALGERMQHQNFWETLLYQRFPDKQLAVRNLCFPGDEPYTRIRSKNFGDPNAHLTHSKASVVLFFFGYNESFAGEEGLQAFADDLLQLVEETQTQKYDGKQAPRIVLVSPIAFENVGDPNLPDGVAHNQRLAAYSAAMEEVAKETGVGFVDLFTPTLALFEESDERLTLNGCHLNEAGYRALAPILDAGLFGDGGPQQIDESLRQVVDGKSFHWWHRYRAVNGFSIYGDRGKAGFDGTYRNVDVMERERAILDQMTANRDQRIWAVAQGMKVVGEIDDSNTLPFINPKTNVGIPNDPNAKRGKLGTLQYLSGEEQQKLFKLPPGYEINLFASEEDFPELANPVALNFDNSGRLWVATMESYPHWKPKTKLNDKILVFNDADGDGKADDCQVFADGLHQPTGFEIGRGGAYIAQQPDILYAKDTDGDGKADHIDRRLIGFDSADSHHGIAAFTWGPGGKLFFQEGTFKFSQVESPYGLTRMSEAGVWRYDPRTEKFGAYINFAFANPWGHVFDRWGQDFIADASPGFTYWAAPISGKIDYPAKHPGGSQHRRIAALTGGDPKYSHRTLYEKRIRPSAGCEIVSSRHFPDDVQGDFLLCNVIGERAILSHSIAEVDSGFVGTEVPSLVRCEDGNFRPIDLQFGPDGALYIVDWHNALIGHLQHNLRDPSRDHSHGRIWRVTYPERPLLKPEPIAGASLDSLLTQLKSPEHRTRYRVRRELAERDSAEVVAALDAWVPTLEGDSEQVEHDRLEALWAYQTQNHIDAALLAQLLASKDHRVRAAAVRVLVSWRDSVDEPLAQLQALVGDSHPRVRLEAVRGLSFFAGDEAIEATLGVLEYDMDDYLQYTLDETMRVLE; encoded by the coding sequence ATGAACCGGAATACCCCGTTTGCAGTCGTATTGTTTGCAGTCATAGGGATGGGCTTGTTCAGCACGCCAGCGCAGCTGCAAGGCGCCGCACTGGAAGTCCAGACCGGAGACCAGATTTGTTTGGTCGGAAATGCCCTTGGTGAACGGATGCAGCACCAGAATTTCTGGGAAACGCTCCTTTATCAACGGTTCCCCGATAAGCAGCTGGCGGTGAGGAATCTCTGTTTCCCTGGCGATGAACCGTATACACGGATTCGCTCGAAGAATTTCGGCGATCCGAATGCTCATCTGACTCACAGTAAAGCTTCCGTCGTCCTCTTTTTCTTCGGGTACAACGAATCCTTCGCGGGGGAGGAGGGGCTGCAGGCATTTGCCGATGATCTGCTGCAATTGGTAGAAGAGACGCAGACGCAAAAATATGACGGGAAACAGGCCCCACGGATTGTTCTTGTTTCGCCCATTGCATTCGAGAATGTTGGCGATCCGAATCTTCCCGATGGAGTCGCTCACAATCAAAGGCTGGCTGCTTATTCGGCCGCGATGGAAGAGGTCGCGAAGGAAACCGGAGTAGGGTTCGTCGATTTGTTTACGCCGACGCTGGCTCTTTTCGAAGAAAGCGATGAACGACTGACGCTTAACGGATGCCATTTAAACGAAGCGGGCTATCGTGCCTTGGCTCCGATTCTTGATGCGGGGCTGTTTGGCGATGGTGGGCCACAGCAGATCGACGAATCACTGCGCCAGGTCGTCGACGGTAAGAGCTTCCACTGGTGGCACCGCTATCGTGCCGTCAATGGTTTTTCCATCTACGGTGACCGCGGCAAAGCCGGTTTCGATGGAACCTACCGAAATGTCGATGTGATGGAACGTGAGCGGGCGATCCTTGATCAGATGACTGCGAACCGTGATCAAAGAATTTGGGCGGTTGCGCAAGGGATGAAAGTGGTGGGGGAGATCGATGACAGTAATACGCTTCCCTTTATCAATCCAAAAACCAATGTGGGCATTCCAAACGACCCGAACGCCAAGCGGGGCAAGCTGGGAACGTTGCAGTACCTCTCGGGAGAAGAGCAGCAGAAACTGTTCAAGCTGCCTCCTGGGTACGAGATCAATCTCTTTGCATCGGAAGAAGATTTTCCAGAACTGGCGAATCCAGTTGCCCTGAACTTTGATAACTCGGGGCGGTTGTGGGTCGCCACGATGGAGTCTTATCCGCACTGGAAACCAAAGACGAAATTGAATGACAAGATTTTGGTTTTCAATGATGCCGATGGCGATGGGAAAGCGGATGACTGTCAGGTTTTTGCAGACGGGCTGCATCAGCCGACCGGTTTTGAAATTGGACGTGGAGGAGCCTACATCGCTCAGCAACCCGATATCCTGTACGCCAAAGATACCGATGGAGACGGAAAAGCCGACCACATCGACCGGCGATTGATCGGGTTCGATTCCGCGGACTCTCATCACGGTATCGCTGCGTTTACCTGGGGACCTGGCGGCAAATTGTTCTTTCAAGAAGGGACGTTTAAATTCTCGCAGGTAGAAAGCCCCTATGGTTTGACTCGAATGAGTGAAGCAGGCGTCTGGCGGTATGACCCGCGTACCGAGAAATTCGGGGCATACATTAATTTCGCGTTCGCGAATCCTTGGGGCCACGTCTTTGATCGCTGGGGCCAAGATTTTATCGCGGACGCATCGCCAGGCTTCACCTACTGGGCGGCTCCGATATCCGGAAAGATCGACTATCCAGCCAAGCACCCTGGTGGTTCGCAGCATCGTCGCATTGCCGCACTGACTGGCGGAGACCCGAAGTACAGTCACCGCACCTTATATGAGAAGCGGATCCGTCCTTCGGCGGGCTGTGAAATCGTTAGCAGTCGACACTTCCCTGATGACGTTCAAGGCGATTTTTTGCTATGCAACGTGATCGGTGAACGAGCCATTCTTAGCCATTCGATTGCCGAGGTCGATTCCGGGTTTGTCGGTACCGAAGTTCCCTCCTTGGTTCGCTGTGAGGATGGGAACTTCCGCCCTATCGATCTTCAGTTTGGGCCGGATGGAGCACTCTATATTGTGGACTGGCACAACGCACTGATCGGTCACCTGCAGCACAATCTCCGTGATCCCAGTCGTGACCACAGCCACGGTCGCATTTGGCGAGTCACCTATCCGGAGCGTCCGCTGCTGAAACCGGAGCCGATTGCGGGAGCTTCGCTGGATAGTCTGTTGACGCAATTGAAATCTCCCGAACATCGCACTCGTTATCGTGTGCGTCGCGAACTTGCCGAGCGAGATTCGGCGGAAGTGGTTGCCGCGCTGGATGCTTGGGTTCCAACTCTTGAGGGAGATTCCGAACAGGTAGAACACGATCGCTTGGAGGCATTGTGGGCTTACCAAACACAGAATCACATCGACGCTGCGTTGTTGGCCCAACTGCTTGCTTCGAAAGATCATCGAGTTCGCGCAGCGGCCGTTCGAGTCCTTGTCAGTTGGCGAGATTCGGTCGATGAACCGCTTGCACAGCTGCAGGCTTTGGTGGGCGATTCGCATCCAAGAGTTCGTTTGGAAGCGGTGCGTGGCCTCAGTTTCTTTGCTGGCGATGAGGCAATCGAAGCGACTCTTGGAGTTTTAGAATATGACATGGATGATTACCTGCAGTACACGCTTGATGAAACGATGCGTGTGCTGGAGTAG
- a CDS encoding thioredoxin family protein, which produces MVRTASMMMPLGTKAPDFSLPSAGEEGRTVQLADFKDSKGLLVVFMCNHCPYVIHVADELKRLADDYADRGISVVGISSNDVSSHPDDSFEKMAAEKASRGYNFPYLYDETQEVAKAYSAACTPDFFLFDANRELFYRGQLDNSRPGQGIDPDGADLRAAIESLLQDKDAPDTQKPSIGCNIKWIDGNAPNYFNPSGIG; this is translated from the coding sequence ATGGTTCGTACTGCCAGCATGATGATGCCCCTAGGAACGAAAGCTCCCGATTTCTCACTGCCGAGCGCAGGGGAAGAGGGACGGACCGTCCAATTGGCTGACTTTAAAGACTCGAAGGGTCTACTGGTTGTTTTCATGTGCAACCACTGCCCGTATGTCATTCATGTCGCTGACGAACTGAAGCGACTGGCAGATGATTATGCAGATCGTGGGATCTCGGTCGTTGGGATCAGCAGCAACGACGTCAGCTCCCACCCGGACGACAGCTTCGAGAAGATGGCGGCCGAAAAGGCATCGCGAGGGTACAACTTCCCTTACCTGTACGACGAAACTCAAGAAGTTGCCAAGGCCTACTCAGCTGCCTGCACGCCCGATTTCTTTCTGTTCGACGCAAACCGCGAATTGTTCTATCGCGGCCAACTTGACAATTCTCGACCAGGACAGGGAATCGATCCCGATGGCGCCGACTTGCGAGCCGCGATTGAATCGCTCCTCCAAGACAAGGACGCTCCCGACACTCAAAAACCGAGCATTGGGTGCAACATCAAGTGGATCGACGGGAACGCGCCCAACTACTTCAACCCATCCGGGATTGGTTGA
- a CDS encoding DUF2780 domain-containing protein translates to MDELINQLAAKLGIDPATARIAVNKVMGLIKENAGDGAFSQLADKIPGAAEAAAEGTSPAESGGLLGKMAGMASGMLGGSAGQSLEVGAALSESGIEADKVGDFVATIIAFLKEKAGAEVIDQILQKFPILKQLMG, encoded by the coding sequence GTGGACGAACTGATCAACCAATTGGCAGCAAAACTTGGAATCGATCCTGCAACCGCACGCATCGCGGTCAACAAAGTGATGGGATTGATCAAGGAAAATGCTGGCGACGGAGCCTTTTCGCAGCTTGCCGACAAAATCCCCGGAGCCGCCGAAGCCGCCGCCGAGGGAACCTCGCCTGCCGAGAGTGGTGGTCTGCTAGGCAAGATGGCAGGAATGGCCAGCGGGATGCTGGGTGGCTCGGCTGGACAAAGCCTGGAAGTGGGAGCTGCCCTAAGCGAATCGGGAATCGAAGCGGACAAAGTAGGCGACTTCGTAGCGACCATCATCGCCTTCCTGAAGGAGAAAGCTGGAGCCGAAGTGATTGACCAAATCCTGCAAAAATTCCCCATCCTCAAGCAACTGATGGGTTAA
- the nusB gene encoding transcription antitermination factor NusB: protein MATRRRAREIVLQLLYEADLNPGREPESSYAFVKSRMQGRKGLSDYSVGLLSGTLEHREAIDARISELTTNWSLSRMPITDRNILRLGAYEILYGGTPGSVAITEAIALASRYGDKNSPRFVNGILDKVFKGKE, encoded by the coding sequence ATGGCAACCCGGCGTCGTGCCCGAGAAATCGTTCTCCAGCTGTTGTATGAAGCGGACCTTAATCCCGGCCGCGAACCTGAAAGCTCCTATGCATTCGTGAAGTCTCGTATGCAGGGACGGAAAGGATTGTCGGATTACTCTGTGGGTTTGTTGTCAGGAACCCTTGAGCACCGCGAGGCGATTGACGCACGCATTTCCGAATTGACCACGAACTGGTCGCTATCGCGAATGCCCATTACCGATCGTAATATTCTTCGGTTGGGAGCCTACGAAATCCTTTATGGCGGAACGCCAGGGTCGGTTGCCATTACCGAAGCAATCGCGTTGGCAAGTCGCTATGGCGACAAGAATAGCCCGCGATTCGTGAACGGCATCCTCGATAAAGTTTTCAAAGGAAAAGAGTAA
- a CDS encoding c-type cytochrome, producing the protein MRPIFQAVVLAASGAAATFLCGQILSAQEHAHGAHAHGAHAGHGSAAEGKEPMERPTIFLDKSPRVVAYQLKRLDNTRLLLVERFDTDVKYAPIYLAILTRAGMSPQYREEAVAALAKLNQSDAVDVLLSALAEVDDSDRQTRRTADQLSRLLLALPANVLAEHADDLAAAAAEEAAVVRKAGFAGLVVAGEQDRAAAIADADSDAMVDFLLSVPLVPKTNDRNGMRSLVIAQVSHSDPAVQRAAIRAIGAITAGRQQTFKQLAPLFTDADVRDSVVQTLLTIPADQRDPQTGAKLLADLAQFAEQTPAAKRTEDFFIDAMQLAVESLASVSPEQSRIYRDRLRAVAVRAVRIRTVEEEMRYDTPYFAVEAGRPVQVVLDNEDLMPHNFVLTVPGALKEVAQLGLKVGPDGGLDGKQYVPESELVLHATDMVPAGTQVRLTFDAPAEPGEYPYVCTFPQHWQRMYGVMIVVEDLDEWLRNPVPPTDPIGSNRSFVQSWQVSDLADSLEDGMRGRSPEIGMRIFKEASCANCHQVGGQGGAVGPALDDVFGRWKGDAKAVLQEILEPSHRIDAKYAMHVVLTLEGKTISGLIVEENKDEVLLLENPEALKPTVISQDDIEEIVKTSTSMMPKALLDQYTQDEVLELMAYLKGLAEKKPAE; encoded by the coding sequence ATGCGACCGATTTTTCAGGCAGTGGTTCTGGCAGCCAGCGGTGCTGCTGCAACGTTTCTTTGCGGGCAGATCCTGTCAGCACAGGAACACGCGCACGGTGCCCATGCGCATGGTGCACACGCGGGGCATGGTTCGGCAGCCGAGGGTAAAGAGCCGATGGAACGGCCGACCATTTTTCTTGATAAAAGTCCTCGTGTTGTCGCCTATCAATTGAAACGACTGGATAATACGCGGTTGCTGCTTGTTGAGCGGTTTGATACCGATGTGAAATATGCACCGATCTATTTGGCGATTTTGACGCGTGCGGGAATGTCGCCTCAGTATCGTGAAGAGGCTGTCGCGGCGCTTGCAAAACTAAACCAAAGCGATGCGGTAGACGTTTTATTGAGTGCTCTTGCTGAGGTGGATGATTCGGATCGCCAGACACGCCGCACCGCTGACCAGCTGTCCAGGTTGTTGCTTGCTCTGCCCGCGAATGTTTTGGCGGAGCACGCGGATGATTTGGCGGCGGCTGCCGCGGAAGAAGCAGCCGTGGTTCGCAAGGCTGGCTTCGCGGGGTTGGTCGTTGCCGGCGAGCAAGATCGTGCGGCTGCGATTGCGGACGCAGACAGCGACGCGATGGTCGATTTTCTCCTCTCGGTTCCTCTTGTTCCGAAAACGAATGACCGGAATGGGATGCGGTCGTTGGTGATTGCACAGGTTTCTCACTCGGATCCTGCGGTCCAGCGAGCTGCGATCCGGGCGATTGGTGCGATCACGGCGGGTAGGCAGCAAACGTTCAAGCAATTGGCACCGTTGTTCACCGATGCGGATGTGCGGGATTCGGTGGTGCAGACTCTGCTGACGATTCCCGCGGATCAAAGGGACCCGCAAACGGGCGCCAAACTGTTGGCCGATTTGGCTCAATTCGCTGAACAGACCCCCGCGGCAAAGCGGACCGAAGATTTTTTCATCGATGCCATGCAATTGGCGGTTGAGTCGCTAGCCTCGGTTTCACCGGAACAGTCTCGGATTTATCGCGATCGATTGCGAGCGGTCGCCGTTCGTGCGGTCAGGATCCGGACGGTGGAAGAGGAGATGCGGTACGACACGCCTTACTTCGCCGTCGAAGCGGGACGACCTGTGCAAGTGGTTCTCGATAACGAAGACCTGATGCCGCACAATTTTGTGCTGACGGTTCCCGGGGCCTTGAAAGAGGTCGCTCAATTGGGACTGAAGGTCGGGCCCGATGGTGGCTTAGACGGTAAACAGTATGTCCCTGAATCCGAATTGGTTTTGCATGCGACCGATATGGTTCCCGCCGGGACGCAGGTTCGATTGACCTTTGATGCGCCTGCAGAGCCGGGCGAGTATCCCTACGTTTGTACGTTTCCGCAGCATTGGCAAAGAATGTATGGGGTGATGATCGTTGTCGAGGATCTGGATGAGTGGCTGCGAAACCCGGTACCGCCAACCGATCCGATTGGTAGCAATCGCAGTTTTGTTCAAAGTTGGCAAGTCAGTGATCTTGCCGATTCTCTTGAGGATGGGATGCGCGGACGTTCTCCTGAAATCGGCATGCGGATTTTTAAAGAAGCTTCCTGTGCCAACTGTCACCAAGTGGGCGGGCAAGGCGGAGCCGTGGGGCCCGCTTTGGACGATGTCTTTGGGCGATGGAAAGGGGATGCAAAAGCCGTCCTGCAAGAGATCTTAGAGCCATCGCATCGGATCGATGCGAAGTATGCAATGCACGTTGTCCTGACGCTGGAGGGAAAGACGATCTCAGGATTAATCGTCGAGGAAAACAAGGACGAAGTCCTCTTGTTGGAAAATCCCGAGGCACTCAAGCCAACGGTTATCTCCCAGGATGATATCGAAGAAATCGTGAAGACCTCAACTTCAATGATGCCCAAGGCATTGTTGGATCAATACACGCAAGACGAAGTGCTAGAGCTGATGGCTTACTTGAAAGGCTTAGCCGAGAAGAAGCCAGCGGAATGA
- a CDS encoding Gfo/Idh/MocA family protein: MKSANHSTPKKPIARRGFLKATGAAALATGVWSEVGAQDSTSANQKLKILCVGTANRAAADVAGVQGEDIVALCDVDRNYLDRASAQFPNAKLYADYREMIAAEADTADAIVIGTTDHHHAPASLRGIAAGLHCYCEKPLTHTVEEARIISEAAAAKGVATQLGTQIHAGDNYRRVVEIVQAGVLGDIKEVHVWVGKGWGGGELPTKADPVPEHLSWDLWLGPAQERPYAAGRYHPAQWRRWWEFGQGTLGDMGCHYMDLPFWALNLRHPTSVEAEGPAVHDETCPLGLTVKYKFPKRGDAPALDLTWYDGNQTPKEVAGERVPGSGVMFVGTEGKMYAGYSNYRLFPREKFADFQPPKQTIAKSIGHHAEWIKACKDGTPTTCNFDYSGALSETVLLGNVAYRTGKQLDWDAKNLKATNCPEADQFISKEYRKGWEVKPLA; the protein is encoded by the coding sequence ATGAAGTCAGCCAACCACTCCACACCCAAGAAACCAATCGCCCGTCGTGGCTTCCTTAAAGCGACCGGAGCTGCGGCTTTAGCGACCGGTGTATGGAGCGAAGTTGGGGCCCAGGATTCAACGTCGGCCAACCAGAAGCTGAAGATCCTTTGCGTTGGAACGGCAAACCGTGCCGCCGCTGACGTTGCAGGCGTCCAAGGCGAAGACATCGTTGCCCTCTGCGACGTCGACCGTAATTACCTCGATCGTGCTTCGGCTCAGTTCCCCAACGCAAAACTTTACGCTGACTATCGCGAAATGATCGCCGCCGAAGCCGACACGGCAGACGCGATTGTGATCGGCACGACGGACCATCATCACGCACCAGCTTCGCTACGAGGCATCGCTGCAGGCTTGCACTGCTACTGCGAAAAACCCCTAACGCACACCGTTGAAGAAGCTCGGATCATCTCCGAAGCCGCAGCAGCAAAGGGCGTTGCCACTCAACTGGGAACCCAGATTCACGCGGGCGACAACTATCGCCGAGTCGTCGAGATCGTCCAGGCTGGCGTTTTAGGCGACATCAAGGAAGTTCACGTCTGGGTCGGCAAAGGCTGGGGCGGCGGCGAATTGCCAACCAAAGCGGATCCAGTCCCCGAGCACCTGAGCTGGGACCTATGGCTTGGACCTGCCCAAGAACGTCCATACGCAGCTGGTCGCTATCACCCAGCCCAGTGGCGTCGTTGGTGGGAATTCGGCCAAGGAACCCTTGGTGACATGGGCTGCCATTACATGGACCTCCCGTTCTGGGCACTCAACCTTCGGCACCCAACTTCCGTCGAAGCTGAAGGCCCAGCCGTCCATGACGAAACCTGCCCACTCGGCTTGACCGTCAAATACAAGTTCCCTAAACGGGGCGACGCTCCTGCATTGGACCTGACTTGGTACGACGGCAACCAGACCCCGAAAGAGGTTGCTGGCGAACGCGTTCCAGGCAGCGGTGTCATGTTTGTTGGTACCGAAGGCAAAATGTACGCTGGATACAGCAACTACCGCCTGTTCCCACGCGAGAAGTTTGCCGACTTCCAGCCTCCAAAACAAACGATTGCTAAATCAATCGGACACCACGCTGAGTGGATCAAGGCTTGCAAAGACGGCACCCCAACGACCTGCAACTTCGATTATTCAGGTGCATTGTCCGAAACCGTCTTGCTAGGAAACGTCGCTTACCGGACCGGCAAGCAACTGGACTGGGACGCCAAGAACCTGAAAGCTACGAACTGCCCTGAAGCGGACCAGTTCATCAGCAAAGAGTACCGCAAAGGCTGGGAAGTCAAGCCACTCGCTTAA
- the rsmH gene encoding 16S rRNA (cytosine(1402)-N(4))-methyltransferase RsmH — protein sequence MSLPTIHIPVMPEEVLEGLQPAPGKKFIDGTFGGGGHSSLLAARVSPGGLVIGLDRDEGAVDKSQEAIDQLAADNPDAAKCMTVYCASYHQAARALAAESLEGVDGLLLDLGLSSDQLADRNRGFAFSVDAPLDLRFDTSSGEPASQLLRRLSEQQIANVIYQFGEERFSRRIARRIVEKRQQRTPVETTTELAELVRRCVPRSKNHDIDPATRTFQALRIAVNDELDILTKALGEAANWLNPGGRIAVISFHSLEDRIVKHAFRENGMLQIITPKPLRPSERETNQNPRARSAKLRIAERTA from the coding sequence TTGTCTTTACCAACCATCCATATTCCGGTAATGCCGGAAGAAGTCCTTGAAGGACTCCAGCCAGCACCGGGCAAAAAGTTTATCGATGGAACTTTCGGCGGCGGTGGCCATTCGTCGCTGCTAGCCGCTCGGGTATCCCCTGGAGGGTTGGTGATTGGGCTGGACCGCGACGAAGGTGCGGTCGACAAATCCCAGGAAGCGATTGACCAACTGGCCGCCGACAATCCGGATGCGGCAAAGTGCATGACGGTTTACTGTGCCAGCTACCACCAAGCAGCCCGCGCCCTGGCGGCCGAATCGCTGGAGGGGGTCGACGGCCTCCTGCTTGACCTTGGTCTTTCCAGCGACCAATTGGCCGACCGGAACCGCGGCTTCGCATTCTCCGTTGATGCTCCTCTAGACCTGAGATTCGACACCTCGTCGGGCGAACCGGCCAGCCAACTGCTGCGCCGCTTATCCGAACAGCAAATCGCCAACGTCATCTACCAGTTTGGCGAAGAGCGATTCAGCCGCCGCATCGCGAGACGGATTGTCGAAAAACGCCAGCAACGCACTCCCGTAGAAACAACGACCGAACTGGCAGAACTAGTCCGGCGATGTGTCCCTCGTTCGAAAAACCACGACATCGACCCTGCGACCCGAACGTTCCAAGCGTTACGCATCGCCGTGAACGATGAACTGGACATCCTTACCAAAGCATTGGGGGAAGCGGCAAACTGGCTGAATCCAGGTGGCCGCATTGCGGTGATCAGTTTCCACTCGCTGGAAGACAGGATTGTAAAACACGCATTCCGAGAAAACGGCATGCTGCAAATCATCACGCCCAAACCGCTCAGGCCGTCGGAACGAGAGACGAACCAAAACCCGCGGGCAAGAAGCGCGAAGCTACGAATCGCCGAAAGAACCGCGTAA